The following proteins are co-located in the Solenopsis invicta isolate M01_SB chromosome 7, UNIL_Sinv_3.0, whole genome shotgun sequence genome:
- the LOC105199957 gene encoding uncharacterized protein LOC105199957 isoform X1 yields the protein MKVNSMFGVLSLIVMPVLTDKKNIMKNFTVESWISRENFTTMVKKSFLYSKCCNIFLSGSYVRTYFRRNNAMRKVTFFAEPIYNVEVLFNQFIEIYPHEYLLHQILYDCRGYFLLGPTDKEIEKAMRVVPSSISTTEILVIIDGELKNTSTLFNVSLYGNSNANIVSRSGIWTLSENYLKPRFFLKVNSYEEMMSEFNLVNMRGRELQVCTFYQPPFSYLNKTTTKIINGVEEEIFVADDNELDGIEVRLLLAIAEKLNFTWTIRKLKGKYRYGRRVNDTEWTGGVIQLIREKKVDLAFGSVWLTKNHNEFVNMSTPWIEMFMHFLVPRPQPITNFWALTRPFSVLCWILVIVMLFVKSMYMYIRSRIDPKFPKRFRSIFVTITELIGRLVGTWVPRDTANARYELHLWQTTGFLLVTAYCSSLAARLTSLEYEDRIDTVRQFVQANLSWGHTRPLPYWPDYFDMDDPYTSQLPSRYISVIGHETYIHTLIKEGKFAIFGKIIDSIFFPEDEMFNEDVKAYRLMKEKVGYYYSSFVVQPWLLKPIDMLILWLKETGIAHFHLNNVMHRRASFNLREVVKEYDGLNSNPIVLGLTPLGAGFIVLIIGLLASTIVFFYELKQAADSRPIREVFRDIQKKREMYKSPSYKRKSEKAELDYNLYESSNLFVSKSAVT from the exons ATGAAAGTGAATTCAATGTTCGGTGTTTTATCACTCATCGTTATGCCAGTGTTaactgacaaaaaaaatattatgaagaaTTTCACAGTCGAATCTTGGATTTCAAGAGAAAATTTCACGACAATGGTTAAGAAATCATTTCTTTACTCCAaatgttgtaatatttttttaagtggttCGTATGTGCGTACATACTTTCGAAGAAATAACGCAATGCGTAAAGTGACTTTCTTTGCAGAACCGATTTATAACGTAGAAGTATTATTCAATCAATTTATCGAGATTTATCCACACGAATATCTTCTACATCAAATACTTTACGACTGTCGAGGATATTTCTTGCTGGGACCGACGGATAAGGAAATAGAAAAGGCTATGAGAGT AGTACCTTCGTCCATTTCAACGACAGAAATTCTTGTTATCATCGATGgcgaattaaaaaatacttcgACACTTTTCAATGTATCTTTATACGGGAATTCAAATGCCAATATTGTATCGAGATCTGGAATATGGACCTTATCCGAAAACTATTTGAAACCCAgattttttctaaaagttaACAG TTACGAGGAGATGATGTCTGAATTCAACTTGGTTAATATGAGAGGTAGAGAACTTCAAGTGTGTACCTTTTATCAGCCACCTTTTTCATATCTTAATAAAACAACGACGAAAATAATtaacggcgtcgaagaagagaTTTTTGTAGCAGATG ATAATGAATTGGATGGAATAGAAGTGAGGCTACTTCTGGCCATAGctgagaaattaaattttacttggaCAATACGAAAGTTAAAAGGAAAGTACAG aTACGGTCGACGCGTAAATGATACAGAATGGACTGGCGGTGTAATTCAACTTATACGAGAAAAAAag GTCGATCTAGCATTCGGGAGTGTTTGGTTAACAAAGAATCACAACGAATTCGTAAACATGTCCACACCTTGGATTGAGATGTTCATGCACTTTTTGGTACCGCGACCGCAACCGATCACCAATTTTTGGGCGCTCACGAGACCTTTCTCAGTGCTATGTTGGATACTTGTAATAGTCATGTTGTTTGTTAAGagcatgtatatgtatatacgttcTAGGATCGATCCAAAATTTCCGAAAC GTTTTCGGAGCATTTTCGTCACAATTACGGAATTAATCGGTCGTTTAGTGGGTACGTGGGTGCCCAGAGATACCGCTAATGCTAGATACGAATTGCATTTATGGCAAACTACAGGATTCCTGCTGGTAACCGCCTACTGCAGCAGTCTTGCAGCAAGACTTACAAGTTTAGAATACGAGGATAG GATCGATACGGTACGTCAATTTGTTCAAGCCAACTTATCGTGGGGTCATACGAGGCCATTGCCATATTGGCCTGATTACTTTGACATGGAC GATCCTTACACGAGCCAGTTACCATCAAGATATATATCTGTGATTGGTCATgaaacatacatacacacattaaTCAAAGAGGgtaaatttgcaattttcgGAAAAATCATAGACTCGATCTTCTTTCCTGAAGACGAAATGTTTAATGAGGATGTTAAA GCTTACAGACTTATGAAGGAAAAAGTGGGCTATTATTATTCGTCCTTTGTGGTTCAGCCGTGGCTGTTAAAACCTATTGATATG TTAATACTATGGTTGAAGGAGACAGGCATCGCTCACTTTCATCTCAACAATGTTATGCATCGAAGAGCCAGTTTTAATCTTCGCGAAGTTGTCAAGGAGTACGACGGTCTCAACAGCAACCCCATTGTTCTCGGGCTGACACCATTAGGCGCTGGTTTTATAGTCCTTATTATTGGTCTTTTAGCGTCAACAATAGTATTTTTCTATGAATTGAAACAGGCCGCTGATTCGCGACCAATTCGCGAGGTGTTTCGAGATATTCAAAAGAAACGGGAAATGTACAAGTCACCGTCTTATaaaagaaaatcggaaaaagctGAGCTGGATTACAACTTATACGAAAGTTCGAATTTATTTGTATCTAAATCAGCTGTTACATAA
- the LOC105199957 gene encoding uncharacterized protein LOC105199957 isoform X2, producing MKVNSMFGVLSLIVMPVLTDKKNIMKNFTVESWISRENFTTMVKKSFLYSKCCNIFLSEPIYNVEVLFNQFIEIYPHEYLLHQILYDCRGYFLLGPTDKEIEKAMRVVPSSISTTEILVIIDGELKNTSTLFNVSLYGNSNANIVSRSGIWTLSENYLKPRFFLKVNSYEEMMSEFNLVNMRGRELQVCTFYQPPFSYLNKTTTKIINGVEEEIFVADDNELDGIEVRLLLAIAEKLNFTWTIRKLKGKYRYGRRVNDTEWTGGVIQLIREKKVDLAFGSVWLTKNHNEFVNMSTPWIEMFMHFLVPRPQPITNFWALTRPFSVLCWILVIVMLFVKSMYMYIRSRIDPKFPKRFRSIFVTITELIGRLVGTWVPRDTANARYELHLWQTTGFLLVTAYCSSLAARLTSLEYEDRIDTVRQFVQANLSWGHTRPLPYWPDYFDMDDPYTSQLPSRYISVIGHETYIHTLIKEGKFAIFGKIIDSIFFPEDEMFNEDVKAYRLMKEKVGYYYSSFVVQPWLLKPIDMLILWLKETGIAHFHLNNVMHRRASFNLREVVKEYDGLNSNPIVLGLTPLGAGFIVLIIGLLASTIVFFYELKQAADSRPIREVFRDIQKKREMYKSPSYKRKSEKAELDYNLYESSNLFVSKSAVT from the exons ATGAAAGTGAATTCAATGTTCGGTGTTTTATCACTCATCGTTATGCCAGTGTTaactgacaaaaaaaatattatgaagaaTTTCACAGTCGAATCTTGGATTTCAAGAGAAAATTTCACGACAATGGTTAAGAAATCATTTCTTTACTCCAaatgttgtaatatttttttaagtg AACCGATTTATAACGTAGAAGTATTATTCAATCAATTTATCGAGATTTATCCACACGAATATCTTCTACATCAAATACTTTACGACTGTCGAGGATATTTCTTGCTGGGACCGACGGATAAGGAAATAGAAAAGGCTATGAGAGT AGTACCTTCGTCCATTTCAACGACAGAAATTCTTGTTATCATCGATGgcgaattaaaaaatacttcgACACTTTTCAATGTATCTTTATACGGGAATTCAAATGCCAATATTGTATCGAGATCTGGAATATGGACCTTATCCGAAAACTATTTGAAACCCAgattttttctaaaagttaACAG TTACGAGGAGATGATGTCTGAATTCAACTTGGTTAATATGAGAGGTAGAGAACTTCAAGTGTGTACCTTTTATCAGCCACCTTTTTCATATCTTAATAAAACAACGACGAAAATAATtaacggcgtcgaagaagagaTTTTTGTAGCAGATG ATAATGAATTGGATGGAATAGAAGTGAGGCTACTTCTGGCCATAGctgagaaattaaattttacttggaCAATACGAAAGTTAAAAGGAAAGTACAG aTACGGTCGACGCGTAAATGATACAGAATGGACTGGCGGTGTAATTCAACTTATACGAGAAAAAAag GTCGATCTAGCATTCGGGAGTGTTTGGTTAACAAAGAATCACAACGAATTCGTAAACATGTCCACACCTTGGATTGAGATGTTCATGCACTTTTTGGTACCGCGACCGCAACCGATCACCAATTTTTGGGCGCTCACGAGACCTTTCTCAGTGCTATGTTGGATACTTGTAATAGTCATGTTGTTTGTTAAGagcatgtatatgtatatacgttcTAGGATCGATCCAAAATTTCCGAAAC GTTTTCGGAGCATTTTCGTCACAATTACGGAATTAATCGGTCGTTTAGTGGGTACGTGGGTGCCCAGAGATACCGCTAATGCTAGATACGAATTGCATTTATGGCAAACTACAGGATTCCTGCTGGTAACCGCCTACTGCAGCAGTCTTGCAGCAAGACTTACAAGTTTAGAATACGAGGATAG GATCGATACGGTACGTCAATTTGTTCAAGCCAACTTATCGTGGGGTCATACGAGGCCATTGCCATATTGGCCTGATTACTTTGACATGGAC GATCCTTACACGAGCCAGTTACCATCAAGATATATATCTGTGATTGGTCATgaaacatacatacacacattaaTCAAAGAGGgtaaatttgcaattttcgGAAAAATCATAGACTCGATCTTCTTTCCTGAAGACGAAATGTTTAATGAGGATGTTAAA GCTTACAGACTTATGAAGGAAAAAGTGGGCTATTATTATTCGTCCTTTGTGGTTCAGCCGTGGCTGTTAAAACCTATTGATATG TTAATACTATGGTTGAAGGAGACAGGCATCGCTCACTTTCATCTCAACAATGTTATGCATCGAAGAGCCAGTTTTAATCTTCGCGAAGTTGTCAAGGAGTACGACGGTCTCAACAGCAACCCCATTGTTCTCGGGCTGACACCATTAGGCGCTGGTTTTATAGTCCTTATTATTGGTCTTTTAGCGTCAACAATAGTATTTTTCTATGAATTGAAACAGGCCGCTGATTCGCGACCAATTCGCGAGGTGTTTCGAGATATTCAAAAGAAACGGGAAATGTACAAGTCACCGTCTTATaaaagaaaatcggaaaaagctGAGCTGGATTACAACTTATACGAAAGTTCGAATTTATTTGTATCTAAATCAGCTGTTACATAA
- the LOC105199957 gene encoding uncharacterized protein LOC105199957 isoform X3 yields MKVNSMFGVLSLIVMPVLTDKKNIMKNFTVESWISRENFTTMVKKSFLYSKCCNIFLSGSYVRTYFRRNNAMRKVTFFAEPIYNVEVLFNQFIEIYPHEYLLHQILYDCRGYFLLGPTDKEIEKAMRVVPSSISTTEILVIIDGELKNTSTLFNVSLYGNSNANIVSRSGIWTLSENYLKPRFFLKVNSYEEMMSEFNLVNMRGRELQVCTFYQPPFSYLNKTTTKIINGVEEEIFVADDNELDGIEVRLLLAIAEKLNFTWTIRKLKGKYRYGRRVNDTEWTGGVIQLIREKKVDLAFGSVWLTKNHNEFVNMSTPWIEMFMHFLVPRPQPITNFWALTRPFSVLCWILVIVMLFVKSMYMYIRSRIDPKFPKRFRSIFVTITELIGRLVGTWVPRDTANARYELHLWQTTGFLLVTAYCSSLAARLTSLEYEDRIDTVRQFVQANLSWGHTRPLPYWPDYFDMDDPYTSQLPSRYISVIGHETYIHTLIKEGKFAIFGKIIDSIFFPEDEMFNEDVKTYEGKSGLLLFVLCGSAVAVKTY; encoded by the exons ATGAAAGTGAATTCAATGTTCGGTGTTTTATCACTCATCGTTATGCCAGTGTTaactgacaaaaaaaatattatgaagaaTTTCACAGTCGAATCTTGGATTTCAAGAGAAAATTTCACGACAATGGTTAAGAAATCATTTCTTTACTCCAaatgttgtaatatttttttaagtggttCGTATGTGCGTACATACTTTCGAAGAAATAACGCAATGCGTAAAGTGACTTTCTTTGCAGAACCGATTTATAACGTAGAAGTATTATTCAATCAATTTATCGAGATTTATCCACACGAATATCTTCTACATCAAATACTTTACGACTGTCGAGGATATTTCTTGCTGGGACCGACGGATAAGGAAATAGAAAAGGCTATGAGAGT AGTACCTTCGTCCATTTCAACGACAGAAATTCTTGTTATCATCGATGgcgaattaaaaaatacttcgACACTTTTCAATGTATCTTTATACGGGAATTCAAATGCCAATATTGTATCGAGATCTGGAATATGGACCTTATCCGAAAACTATTTGAAACCCAgattttttctaaaagttaACAG TTACGAGGAGATGATGTCTGAATTCAACTTGGTTAATATGAGAGGTAGAGAACTTCAAGTGTGTACCTTTTATCAGCCACCTTTTTCATATCTTAATAAAACAACGACGAAAATAATtaacggcgtcgaagaagagaTTTTTGTAGCAGATG ATAATGAATTGGATGGAATAGAAGTGAGGCTACTTCTGGCCATAGctgagaaattaaattttacttggaCAATACGAAAGTTAAAAGGAAAGTACAG aTACGGTCGACGCGTAAATGATACAGAATGGACTGGCGGTGTAATTCAACTTATACGAGAAAAAAag GTCGATCTAGCATTCGGGAGTGTTTGGTTAACAAAGAATCACAACGAATTCGTAAACATGTCCACACCTTGGATTGAGATGTTCATGCACTTTTTGGTACCGCGACCGCAACCGATCACCAATTTTTGGGCGCTCACGAGACCTTTCTCAGTGCTATGTTGGATACTTGTAATAGTCATGTTGTTTGTTAAGagcatgtatatgtatatacgttcTAGGATCGATCCAAAATTTCCGAAAC GTTTTCGGAGCATTTTCGTCACAATTACGGAATTAATCGGTCGTTTAGTGGGTACGTGGGTGCCCAGAGATACCGCTAATGCTAGATACGAATTGCATTTATGGCAAACTACAGGATTCCTGCTGGTAACCGCCTACTGCAGCAGTCTTGCAGCAAGACTTACAAGTTTAGAATACGAGGATAG GATCGATACGGTACGTCAATTTGTTCAAGCCAACTTATCGTGGGGTCATACGAGGCCATTGCCATATTGGCCTGATTACTTTGACATGGAC GATCCTTACACGAGCCAGTTACCATCAAGATATATATCTGTGATTGGTCATgaaacatacatacacacattaaTCAAAGAGGgtaaatttgcaattttcgGAAAAATCATAGACTCGATCTTCTTTCCTGAAGACGAAATGTTTAATGAGGATGTTAAA ACTTATGAAGGAAAAAGTGGGCTATTATTATTCGTCCTTTGTGGTTCAGCCGTGGCTGTTAAAACCTATTGA
- the LOC105199958 gene encoding uncharacterized protein LOC105199958: MKKRHIDDVQTPTVEEHFKLLLEDNNLIEPNIANVTPKDLPSWYNEELFKEAQNFYKRNLISMVLSSFAGLLAIIVVPETLKVLKYTQKSSIPCLTFSRYTQTLLHIYKLYTCDPNDPNSDMYKTINVIHRKHKSSSKRSVKAGVGGIYQRDMAITQFAFIGYMLNSPRSIGLNITPQEKEAFNHFWRVIGHMLGIPDRLNLCRKTVAETRKLCLKVNGILKDHLNNAPSEFHHIALAILDGLWYVDVTLDKHAFLKFTYELHGIEYNQPLGWYSRLNAKYRDFMFYLFVIPYVGAIVKTYYKYVFLFTLWLAEKWPILAWLSIGRNNSQIVLY, from the exons atgaagaaaagacATATCGACGATG TTCAAACACCGACAGTAgaagaacattttaaattactattggAGGATAATAACTTAATCGAACCAAATATTGCGAACGTTACTCCCAAAGATCTTCCAAGTTGGTATAACGAAGAATTATTTAAAGA AGCTCAAAACTTTTATAAGCGAAACCTCATATCAATGGTATTAAGTAGCTTTGCCGGACTTCTTGCAATAATAGTAGTCCCAGAAACGTTAAAG GTGCTGAAATATACACAAAAAAGTAGTATACCTTGCCTGACTTTCAGCAGATATACTCAGAcacttttacatatttacaagCTGTATACGTGTGATCCAAATGACCCAAATTCAGA CATGTATAAGACAATAAACGTAATTCACCGAAAACACAAGTCGAGCAGTAAGAGATCAGTGAAAGCTGGTGTTGGAGGGATTTATCAACGTGATATGGCAATTACACAATTCGCTTTTATAGGATATATGTTAAATTCTCCGAGGTCTATCGGCTTGAACATTACACCTCAAGAAAAAGAAGCTTTTAATCATTTCTGGCGAGTGATAGGTCATATGCTGGGAATTCCCGATCG ACTAAATCTATGTCGCAAAACTGTAGCAGAAACTCGCAAATTGTGTCTAAAGGTAAATGGTATTTTAAAGGATCATTTAAATAATGCTCCATCCGAATTCCATCATATTGCATTAGCTATATTAGATGGATTGTGGTATGTTGACGTAACTTTAGATAAACATGCTTTTCTAAAATTTACCTACGAACTGCATGGTATAGAAT ATAACCAACCGCTTGGATGGTATAGTCGATTAAATGCAAAATACCGTGATTTCATGTTCTATCTTTTCG TTATACCTTATGTCGGAGCAATAGTAAAAACTTACTACAAGTACGTGTTTCTGTTTACATTGTGGCTTGCGGAGAAATGGCCCATATTAGCGTGGTTGTCAATCGGAAGAAATAATTCTCAGATCGtactatattaa